From the Helicobacter pylori genome, one window contains:
- the tkt gene encoding transketolase gives MRLSNADLERLKSMANTLRFLCADMIDKANSGHPGVCLGLADVMVVLSLHLNLNPTNPKWLNRDRLVFSGGHASALAYSLLHLWGFDLSLDDLKRFRQLHSKTPGHPELHHTEGIEITTGPLGQGFANAVGFSMASQYAQTLLDKEAISHKVYCLCGDGDLQEGISYESASLAGHLRLDNLIVIYDSNQISIEGAINISFSEQVKTRFLAQNWEVLECDGHDYQAINDALEEAKKSHKPTLLIAHTIIGKGAIGLEGSEKTHGSPLSKEVLKQSKENAQINPDESFIISPKNKMHFEEVKVRGVSLEALWEKSLIPKTKEKIHALKNFDFNAINYPAFKKGESLATRVSNGMILNAIAKECEGFLGGSADLAPSNNTHLKHSGDFPLGQNLHFGIREHAMGAITNALAAYGLFLPFCATFFVFSDYLMPSMRLSALMKLKALFIFTHDSIGVGEDGATHQPIEQLSHLRALPNFYAFRPSDAFENKACMQVALSLNAPSALILSRQNLPVLDEVSKEQVLKGAYVKHHSKDPIITLVASGSEVSLALESAKILERENIPTQVVSAPCFDLLVEQDESYFKELFKGKVLVVEASRAIEWYRFADKIVGMDSFGSSAKGDKLFEKFGFSVENVTIQAKRLLNA, from the coding sequence ATGCGATTGAGTAACGCTGATTTAGAACGATTAAAAAGCATGGCCAACACGCTTCGCTTTTTGTGCGCGGACATGATAGATAAGGCTAATAGCGGGCATCCGGGCGTGTGCTTAGGGCTAGCTGATGTGATGGTGGTTTTAAGTTTGCACCTTAATCTAAACCCCACCAACCCTAAATGGCTCAATAGGGACAGGTTGGTTTTTAGCGGAGGGCATGCGAGCGCGTTAGCGTATAGTTTGTTGCATTTGTGGGGCTTTGATTTGAGTTTAGATGATTTAAAGCGTTTCAGGCAATTACACTCTAAAACCCCAGGACACCCTGAATTACACCACACCGAAGGCATTGAGATTACGACAGGCCCTTTGGGGCAAGGTTTTGCTAACGCTGTGGGCTTTAGCATGGCGAGCCAATACGCTCAAACCCTTTTAGATAAAGAAGCCATTTCTCATAAAGTCTATTGTTTGTGTGGGGATGGGGATTTGCAAGAAGGCATTAGTTATGAGAGCGCTTCTTTGGCCGGGCACCTTCGCCTTGATAACCTCATCGTGATTTATGACAGCAACCAGATCAGCATTGAAGGCGCTATTAACATTAGTTTCAGCGAACAGGTTAAAACGCGTTTTTTAGCGCAAAATTGGGAAGTGCTAGAATGCGATGGGCATGACTATCAAGCCATTAATGACGCTTTAGAAGAAGCCAAAAAATCCCATAAACCCACGCTTTTGATCGCTCATACGATCATTGGTAAGGGGGCTATTGGCCTAGAGGGGAGTGAAAAAACGCATGGCTCGCCTTTAAGTAAAGAAGTGTTGAAACAATCCAAAGAAAACGCTCAAATCAATCCTGATGAAAGCTTTATAATCAGCCCAAAAAACAAAATGCATTTTGAAGAAGTGAAAGTTAGGGGCGTTAGTTTAGAAGCCTTGTGGGAAAAATCCTTAATCCCTAAAACAAAAGAAAAAATCCATGCGTTAAAGAATTTTGATTTTAACGCCATTAATTACCCCGCCTTTAAAAAGGGTGAATCTCTAGCCACGAGAGTGAGTAACGGCATGATTTTAAACGCTATCGCTAAAGAATGCGAGGGCTTTTTGGGAGGGAGCGCGGATTTAGCCCCGTCTAATAACACGCATTTGAAACATTCTGGCGATTTCCCTTTAGGGCAAAACCTGCATTTTGGGATCAGAGAGCATGCCATGGGGGCTATCACTAACGCTTTAGCGGCGTATGGCTTGTTTTTGCCTTTTTGCGCGACCTTTTTTGTGTTTAGCGATTATTTAATGCCTAGCATGCGTTTGAGCGCTTTAATGAAACTAAAAGCCCTTTTTATCTTCACGCATGACAGCATTGGGGTGGGCGAAGACGGGGCGACGCACCAGCCCATAGAGCAATTGAGCCATTTACGCGCTTTGCCTAATTTCTATGCTTTCAGGCCTAGCGATGCTTTTGAAAATAAGGCTTGCATGCAAGTGGCGTTAAGTTTGAACGCCCCTAGCGCTCTTATTTTATCGCGCCAGAATTTGCCTGTGCTTGATGAGGTTTCTAAAGAGCAGGTTTTAAAAGGGGCGTATGTTAAACACCACTCTAAAGATCCCATTATCACGCTCGTTGCGAGCGGGAGCGAGGTCTCTTTGGCTTTAGAGAGCGCTAAGATTTTAGAGCGAGAAAATATCCCCACTCAAGTGGTGAGCGCGCCATGCTTTGACTTGTTGGTAGAGCAAGATGAAAGCTATTTTAAAGAACTCTTTAAGGGTAAAGTCTTAGTGGTTGAAGCGAGCCGTGCGATAGAGTGGTATCGTTTTGCGGATAAAATCGTTGGCATGGATTCTTTTGGGAGTTCGGCAAAGGGCGATAAACTCTTTGAAAAATTTGGCTTTAGCGTTGAAAACGTTACCATTCAAGCTAAAAGGTTGCTCAACGCATGA
- a CDS encoding bifunctional riboflavin kinase/FAD synthetase: MLNFLSISSEPEIKSLAIGKFDGLHLGHQALFKELKDPKALLIIEKKHYTKGYLTPLKYRAKLVKMPLFFVYLEEISQLNALDFLELLKKKFPNLERLVVGYDFRFGHGRQNDALFLKERFEKTIIVPEVKVQNISVHSKMIKLALSHGDLSLANKLLGRPYEVCGEVISDQGLGHKELAPTLNIKTKDFILPSFGVYASLVKVKDQIYQKSVSFIGNRLSTDHNFAIECHVLDTIIENPPKEIALRWVQKIRDNKRFNSLKELKNQIQQDILMAKEILR, from the coding sequence ATGTTGAATTTTTTATCCATTTCAAGCGAGCCTGAGATTAAAAGCCTAGCTATCGGTAAATTTGATGGCTTGCATTTAGGGCATCAAGCCCTTTTTAAGGAATTAAAAGATCCCAAAGCCCTTTTAATCATAGAAAAAAAGCATTACACTAAGGGCTATTTAACCCCCCTAAAATACCGCGCCAAACTCGTTAAGATGCCTTTATTTTTTGTGTATTTAGAAGAAATTTCACAATTAAACGCCCTAGATTTTTTAGAGCTTTTAAAAAAGAAATTCCCCAACTTAGAACGCCTAGTCGTAGGCTATGATTTCAGGTTTGGGCATGGGAGACAAAATGACGCTTTATTTTTAAAAGAGCGTTTTGAAAAAACCATTATTGTGCCTGAAGTGAAAGTCCAAAACATTAGCGTGCATTCTAAGATGATCAAACTAGCCCTAAGTCATGGCGACTTATCTTTGGCTAATAAGCTCTTAGGCAGGCCTTATGAAGTGTGCGGGGAAGTCATTAGCGATCAAGGTTTAGGGCATAAAGAATTAGCACCGACTTTAAATATCAAAACCAAAGATTTTATCCTCCCTAGCTTTGGGGTGTATGCGAGTTTGGTGAAAGTAAAAGATCAGATTTATCAAAAAAGCGTGAGTTTTATAGGCAATCGCTTAAGCACGGATCACAATTTCGCCATAGAATGCCATGTTCTTGATACTATCATAGAAAACCCGCCCAAAGAAATCGCTTTGCGTTGGGTTCAAAAAATACGAGATAACAAGCGTTTTAATTCTTTAAAAGAGCTTAAAAATCAGATCCAACAAGACATCTTAATGGCCAAAGAGATTTTGAGATAA
- a CDS encoding TlyA family RNA methyltransferase — translation MRLDYALFNQHLANSREKAKALVLKKQVLVNKMVVSKPSFIIKEGDQIELIAPNLFVSRAGEKLGAFLENHFIDFKEKVVLDVGASKGGFSQVALLKGAKKVLCVDVGKMQLDESLKNDQRIECYEECDIRGFKTPEKIDLALCDVSFISLYCILEAIVPLSGEFLALFKPQFEVGRATKRNKKGVVMDKEAILNALENFKNHLKTKDFQILTIQESLVKGKNGNVEFFIHFKRA, via the coding sequence ATGCGCCTAGATTACGCCCTATTCAACCAGCATTTAGCAAATAGCAGAGAAAAAGCTAAGGCGTTGGTTTTAAAAAAACAGGTTTTAGTCAATAAAATGGTGGTTTCTAAACCCTCTTTTATCATTAAAGAGGGTGATCAAATTGAACTCATCGCTCCCAATCTATTCGTTAGCAGGGCTGGGGAAAAATTAGGGGCTTTTTTAGAAAATCACTTTATAGATTTTAAAGAAAAGGTTGTTTTAGACGTGGGAGCGAGTAAGGGGGGCTTTAGTCAAGTGGCTCTTTTAAAAGGGGCTAAAAAGGTGCTTTGCGTGGATGTGGGGAAAATGCAATTAGATGAAAGTTTGAAAAACGACCAGCGCATAGAATGTTACGAAGAATGCGATATTAGAGGGTTTAAAACGCCAGAAAAAATTGATTTAGCGCTTTGTGATGTGAGCTTTATTTCTTTATATTGTATTTTAGAAGCGATTGTGCCTTTAAGCGGTGAATTTCTAGCACTTTTCAAACCGCAATTTGAAGTGGGCAGAGCCACAAAACGCAATAAAAAGGGGGTGGTGATGGATAAAGAAGCCATTTTGAACGCTTTAGAAAACTTTAAAAACCATTTAAAAACAAAGGATTTTCAAATCTTAACGATCCAAGAAAGCTTAGTGAAAGGGAAAAACGGGAATGTTGAATTTTTTATCCATTTCAAGCGAGCCTGA
- the pyrB gene encoding aspartate carbamoyltransferase, protein MPKKCRHLLQTSDLSLDEIKLLLKKASVYANDFNAVSLETREKMQNKIIVALFFENSTRTVSSFEIASLRLGAKIVKLNMQTSSTSKGETLIDTFKNIHAMQPDAIITRHAFSSAPFKLAEFSQCPLINAGSGTSAHPTQALLDLLTLYRHFGSLENLKGKKIAFIGDVKNSRVANSNIKLLQRLGLEIMLCAPSSMLPITPLKTTHNIEEAIGFADILMSLRTQTERHNAPIFASLKDYGNAYCITQKRLDDHAKNKEVIILHPGPVHRDIDIESTVLEDKRSKVLEQVKNGVAMRMAVLEFLLIN, encoded by the coding sequence ATGCCAAAAAAATGCCGACACTTGCTCCAAACTAGCGATTTAAGCCTAGATGAAATCAAGCTTTTATTAAAAAAAGCGAGCGTTTATGCGAACGATTTTAACGCCGTGTCTTTAGAGACAAGAGAAAAAATGCAAAATAAAATCATCGTGGCTTTATTTTTTGAAAATTCCACCAGAACGGTGTCTAGTTTTGAAATCGCAAGCTTGAGGTTAGGGGCAAAAATAGTGAAATTAAACATGCAAACGAGCTCCACTTCAAAGGGTGAAACCCTAATAGACACTTTTAAAAATATCCATGCCATGCAGCCTGACGCTATCATCACACGGCATGCTTTTTCAAGCGCGCCTTTTAAATTGGCTGAATTTTCACAATGCCCCTTGATTAACGCAGGAAGCGGCACAAGCGCTCACCCTACCCAAGCCTTATTAGACTTGCTCACCCTTTATCGGCATTTTGGCAGTTTGGAAAATCTAAAGGGGAAGAAAATCGCTTTTATAGGCGATGTGAAAAATTCCAGAGTGGCTAATAGCAACATTAAATTACTCCAAAGGCTAGGGCTTGAGATCATGCTGTGCGCTCCAAGCTCCATGCTCCCTATCACTCCTTTAAAAACGACGCATAACATTGAAGAAGCGATAGGATTTGCTGACATTTTAATGAGCTTGAGGACCCAAACCGAACGGCACAACGCGCCCATTTTTGCGAGCTTGAAAGATTATGGCAACGCTTATTGCATCACCCAAAAACGCCTAGATGATCACGCTAAAAATAAAGAGGTCATTATTTTACACCCAGGCCCGGTGCATAGGGATATTGATATAGAAAGCACGGTGTTAGAAGACAAGCGATCTAAAGTTTTAGAGCAAGTCAAAAATGGCGTGGCAATGCGCATGGCGGTGTTGGAGTTTTTATTAATAAATTAA
- the hofB gene encoding outer membrane beta-barrel protein HofB — MKNSAPLKNKVFCGLYVLSLNASVQAFDYKIEVLAESFSKVGFNKKKIDIARGIYPTETFVTAVGQGNIYADFLSKSLKDQGHVLEGKVGGTIGGIAYDSTKFNQGGSVIYNYIGYWDGYLGGKRALLDGTSIHECALGSDGKVIDSIACGNARANKIRRNYLMNNAFLEYRYKDIFTAKGGRYQSNAPYMSSYTQGFEISAKIKDKNEGSHKLWWFSSWGRAFAYGEWIYDFYSPRTVIKNGRTLNYGIHLVDYTYERKGVSVSPFFQFSPGTYYSPGVAVGYDSNPNFNGVGFRSETKAYILLPVHAPLKRDTYRYAVKAGTAGQSLLIRQRFDYNEFNFGGAFYKVWKNANAYIGTTGNPLGIDFWTNSVYDIGQALSHVVTADAVSGWVFGGGVHKKWLWGTLWRWTSGTLANEASATVNVGYKISKSLTASVKLEYLGVMTHSGFTVGSYRPTPGSKALYSDRSHLMTTLSAKF; from the coding sequence ATGAAAAATAGCGCGCCTTTAAAGAATAAAGTTTTTTGTGGGTTATACGTTTTGAGTTTGAACGCTTCTGTGCAAGCGTTTGATTATAAAATTGAAGTTTTGGCGGAGTCCTTTTCTAAGGTTGGCTTTAATAAGAAAAAGATTGACATAGCTAGGGGGATTTATCCTACAGAGACTTTTGTAACCGCTGTGGGTCAGGGCAATATTTATGCGGATTTTTTATCCAAAAGCCTTAAAGATCAAGGGCATGTTTTAGAGGGAAAAGTCGGCGGCACAATCGGTGGGATTGCTTATGACAGCACGAAATTCAATCAAGGCGGATCGGTTATTTATAATTACATCGGTTATTGGGATGGCTATTTAGGGGGTAAAAGGGCCTTGCTTGATGGCACGAGTATCCATGAGTGCGCGCTTGGTTCTGATGGCAAGGTGATTGATTCTATAGCGTGCGGGAACGCTAGAGCCAATAAGATCCGCCGTAATTACTTGATGAATAACGCTTTTTTAGAATACCGCTATAAGGATATTTTTACGGCTAAAGGAGGGCGTTATCAATCCAATGCTCCTTATATGAGCTCTTACACGCAAGGTTTTGAAATCAGCGCTAAAATCAAGGATAAAAATGAGGGGAGTCATAAATTATGGTGGTTTAGCTCATGGGGTAGGGCGTTCGCTTATGGGGAGTGGATTTATGATTTTTATTCTCCAAGAACCGTGATTAAAAACGGGCGCACTCTAAATTATGGTATCCATTTAGTGGATTACACTTACGAAAGGAAAGGGGTTAGCGTCAGCCCTTTTTTCCAATTTTCGCCCGGGACTTATTATAGCCCTGGGGTGGCTGTAGGCTATGATAGTAACCCTAATTTCAATGGCGTGGGCTTTAGATCCGAAACGAAGGCTTATATTTTGCTCCCTGTCCATGCCCCCCTTAAAAGGGATACTTATCGTTACGCTGTGAAAGCGGGTACTGCCGGGCAAAGCCTGCTCATTAGGCAACGATTTGATTACAATGAATTTAATTTCGGGGGAGCGTTTTATAAAGTATGGAAAAACGCAAACGCTTACATAGGCACGACAGGAAACCCTTTAGGCATTGATTTTTGGACCAATAGCGTTTATGATATAGGGCAAGCCTTAAGCCATGTGGTAACCGCTGATGCCGTCTCTGGCTGGGTTTTTGGTGGGGGCGTGCATAAAAAATGGCTGTGGGGGACTTTGTGGCGTTGGACTAGCGGCACTTTAGCCAATGAAGCGAGCGCGACTGTTAATGTGGGCTATAAGATCAGTAAGAGTTTGACAGCGAGCGTGAAATTAGAATATTTGGGCGTGATGACGCATTCAGGCTTTACGGTAGGGAGTTACAGGCCCACGCCCGGCTCTAAAGCGCTTTATTCAGACAGAAGCCATTTGATGACAACCCTTAGCGCTAAATTCTAA
- a CDS encoding ABC transporter ATP-binding protein — protein MKLFFRRYSKYLKEHYKSFTVVLFSSLVVALSTAWGTYLVKPTLDEIFINKDTHMLKILPFLVILAYLGKSGGMYLGTYFTNFIGLDIVKKIRNTMLESLLKMEMDFFNRTKKGELIARITNDIGLIRASLSNYLSESLREGLTIVGLVGVVIYQSPKLALVGLVIMPLAAIPISKIIRKVKKLAKAHQESNAKITARLSEVFNNVEAIKISNGEKLEHKAFVKENEAFFKIGIKNIAVAEISSPLMEFLGSIAIALVIYLGGNEVIKGHISVGAFFSFITALFMLYTPIKRLTRIVSNFQEALVASDRIHEILEREPAIIDGELTLDNAIHTIEFKEVWLAYALEDQERYVLSDISLKFQQNEIIALKGESGSGKSSLVNLILRLYEPSRGEIFINDQKIESITQKSLREKISVVTQRVFIFNGSVAENVAYGLEIDEIKIKECLKKAQALDFVEKMPHGIESVLDEFGANLSGGQRQRIAIARALYKDAQVLIFDEATSALDNHTEESVKQSILELKQNRLIILISHNPSTLKLATKHVKLEHGRLVEC, from the coding sequence TTGAAACTCTTTTTCAGGCGTTATTCTAAATATCTTAAAGAGCATTATAAAAGTTTTACAGTGGTTTTATTTTCTTCTTTAGTGGTGGCTTTAAGCACGGCTTGGGGGACTTATTTGGTCAAGCCCACTTTAGATGAAATTTTTATCAATAAAGACACTCACATGCTCAAAATCTTGCCTTTTTTAGTGATTTTGGCGTATTTGGGTAAGAGTGGGGGCATGTATTTAGGCACTTATTTCACTAACTTTATTGGGCTTGATATTGTCAAAAAAATACGCAACACTATGTTAGAAAGCCTTCTCAAAATGGAAATGGATTTTTTTAACAGGACTAAAAAAGGCGAATTGATCGCAAGAATCACCAATGATATAGGTTTGATTAGGGCGAGTTTGTCCAATTACCTTTCAGAGAGCCTAAGAGAAGGGCTAACGATTGTGGGATTAGTGGGGGTGGTGATCTATCAAAGCCCTAAATTAGCGCTAGTGGGGCTAGTGATCATGCCGCTAGCCGCCATTCCTATCAGTAAAATCATTCGTAAGGTTAAAAAACTCGCTAAAGCCCACCAAGAGAGTAACGCCAAAATCACCGCTCGTTTGAGTGAAGTTTTTAACAACGTGGAAGCGATTAAAATCTCTAATGGCGAAAAATTAGAGCATAAGGCTTTTGTGAAAGAAAATGAAGCGTTTTTTAAAATCGGTATCAAAAACATCGCCGTGGCTGAAATTTCTTCGCCTTTAATGGAGTTTTTAGGCTCTATCGCTATAGCGTTAGTGATCTATTTAGGGGGGAATGAAGTCATTAAGGGTCATATTAGCGTGGGGGCGTTTTTTTCTTTCATCACGGCCCTTTTTATGCTTTATACGCCGATCAAACGCCTAACTAGGATTGTTTCTAATTTTCAAGAAGCCTTAGTCGCTAGCGATAGGATCCATGAGATTTTAGAAAGAGAGCCGGCCATTATTGATGGGGAATTGACACTAGATAACGCCATACACACCATAGAATTTAAAGAGGTATGGCTGGCTTATGCGCTAGAAGATCAAGAGCGTTATGTTTTAAGCGATATTAGTTTGAAATTCCAGCAAAATGAAATCATCGCTCTAAAAGGCGAAAGCGGGAGCGGCAAAAGCTCATTAGTGAATTTAATCTTACGCCTTTATGAGCCAAGTAGGGGCGAAATTTTCATCAATGATCAAAAAATAGAAAGCATCACTCAAAAATCCTTGAGGGAAAAGATTAGCGTTGTCACTCAAAGGGTGTTTATTTTTAACGGGAGCGTGGCTGAAAATGTGGCGTATGGTTTAGAAATTGATGAAATAAAAATCAAAGAATGCCTAAAAAAAGCCCAAGCCTTAGATTTTGTGGAAAAAATGCCTCATGGGATAGAAAGCGTTTTAGATGAATTTGGCGCTAACCTTAGCGGCGGGCAACGCCAAAGGATCGCCATTGCAAGAGCTTTGTATAAAGACGCTCAAGTTTTAATCTTTGATGAAGCCACTTCGGCTTTAGACAATCACACAGAAGAGAGCGTTAAGCAAAGCATTTTGGAATTGAAACAAAACCGCTTGATCATTCTCATCTCGCACAACCCAAGCACGCTTAAATTAGCCACTAAGCATGTGAAATTAGAGCATGGGCGTTTGGTAGAATGCTAA
- a CDS encoding neuraminyllactose-binding hemagglutinin family protein — translation MLRVLSVGVAFILLGCQFFNKTTLHLKYKDYPKNSPLKTASTLTPPKIFFNARFVPPFYQKEFKKAIAQQIAYFLKDKSALTFNISGNVFFSFEENPKDLKAIKERLKKTIEPNADPKSVMRFLNLQASLILECVPQTACPFDTLLIPTAFSVPVYYANRLGDNPSLFPQEDKSYYNALIKALNKAYYSLMEGLEKRLNAIENAAWL, via the coding sequence ATGCTAAGGGTTTTAAGCGTTGGTGTCGCTTTTATTTTACTAGGGTGTCAGTTTTTCAACAAAACGACTCTGCATTTAAAATATAAAGATTACCCCAAAAACAGCCCTTTAAAAACCGCTTCCACTTTAACCCCCCCTAAAATCTTTTTTAACGCCCGTTTTGTGCCGCCCTTTTACCAAAAGGAATTTAAAAAAGCGATTGCCCAACAAATCGCTTATTTTTTAAAAGATAAAAGCGCTCTCACTTTCAATATTTCAGGCAATGTTTTTTTTTCTTTTGAAGAGAATCCTAAGGATTTAAAAGCCATTAAAGAAAGGCTTAAAAAGACTATTGAGCCTAACGCTGACCCTAAATCTGTCATGCGGTTTTTAAACCTTCAAGCGAGTTTGATTTTAGAATGCGTCCCGCAAACCGCTTGCCCGTTTGACACCCTTTTAATCCCCACCGCTTTCAGCGTGCCTGTTTATTACGCTAATCGTTTGGGCGATAACCCCTCTCTTTTTCCCCAAGAAGACAAATCCTATTATAACGCTTTAATCAAGGCCCTTAATAAGGCTTACTATTCTCTTATGGAGGGTTTAGAAAAGCGTTTGAACGCTATAGAAAATGCGGCATGGCTTTAG
- a CDS encoding restriction endonuclease has translation MKKILFFIFVVLFSVGIYLIWHVVLEKALELKLATSANDLLLKLLALLGVFSILVLFQGVISSYKKRQLKRILQKIDAMNGFEFEEYSKIFFTSKGFAVTITQKSGDYGADLIIEKDGVKWAVQAKRYSHKVSPKAIQEVVSSKAYYACEKACVITNSYFTQAAQKLAQANEVILIDRDEWVKFLGGKN, from the coding sequence ATGAAAAAGATTTTATTTTTCATTTTTGTTGTTTTGTTTTCGGTAGGGATTTATTTAATTTGGCATGTTGTATTGGAAAAAGCTTTAGAATTGAAATTAGCTACTTCAGCTAATGATTTGCTTTTAAAATTGTTAGCGCTTCTTGGCGTTTTTTCAATATTAGTGTTATTTCAAGGCGTTATTTCTTCGTATAAGAAGCGCCAACTCAAACGCATTTTGCAAAAAATAGACGCCATGAACGGCTTTGAATTTGAAGAATATTCCAAAATCTTTTTCACTTCCAAGGGTTTTGCAGTCACAATCACTCAAAAAAGCGGCGATTATGGAGCGGATTTGATTATAGAAAAAGATGGCGTCAAATGGGCGGTTCAAGCCAAACGCTACTCGCATAAAGTTTCGCCCAAAGCCATTCAAGAGGTGGTCTCTTCTAAAGCTTACTACGCTTGCGAAAAAGCCTGCGTGATCACCAATAGCTACTTCACGCAAGCCGCTCAAAAACTGGCTCAAGCTAATGAAGTGATTTTGATTGATAGAGACGAATGGGTCAAATTTTTGGGTGGGAAAAACTAA
- a CDS encoding HoxN/HupN/NixA family nickel/cobalt transporter, protein MKLWFPYFLAIVFLHVLGLALLFMANNASFYAAASMAYMLGAKHAFDADHIACIDNTIRKLTQQGKNAYGVGFYFSMGHSSVVILMTIISAFAIAWAKEHTPMLEEIGGVVGTLVSGLFLLIIGLLNAIILIDLLKIFKKSHSNESLSRQQNEEIERLLTSRGLLNRFFKPLFNFVSKSWHIYPVGFLFGLGFDTASEIALLALSSSAIKVSVVGMLSLPILFAAGMSLFDTLDGAFMLKAYDWAFKTPLRKIYYNISITALSVFIALFIGLIELFQVVSEKLHLKFENRLLSALQSLEFTDLGYYLVGLFVIAFLGSFFLWKIKFSKLES, encoded by the coding sequence GTGAAATTGTGGTTTCCTTATTTTTTAGCGATTGTGTTCTTGCATGTATTGGGTTTGGCGTTGCTCTTTATGGCTAATAACGCTTCGTTTTATGCGGCGGCGTCTATGGCTTACATGCTAGGGGCAAAGCATGCGTTTGATGCGGATCACATCGCTTGCATAGACAACACCATTAGAAAGCTCACCCAACAAGGCAAAAACGCCTATGGTGTGGGGTTTTACTTTTCTATGGGGCATTCAAGCGTGGTGATTTTAATGACCATCATCAGCGCGTTTGCGATCGCTTGGGCTAAAGAGCATACACCGATGCTAGAAGAAATAGGGGGGGTAGTGGGGACTTTAGTTTCTGGGCTTTTCTTGCTCATTATAGGGCTATTGAATGCGATTATTTTAATAGATCTATTAAAAATCTTCAAAAAATCGCATTCTAATGAAAGCTTGAGCCGGCAACAAAACGAAGAGATCGAACGGCTCTTAACGAGTAGGGGCTTACTCAACCGCTTTTTTAAACCCTTGTTTAATTTCGTTTCCAAGTCGTGGCACATTTATCCTGTGGGTTTTCTTTTTGGGCTAGGTTTTGATACCGCTAGTGAAATCGCGCTTTTGGCTCTCTCTAGCAGCGCGATTAAAGTGAGTGTGGTGGGCATGCTTTCTTTACCCATTCTTTTTGCCGCTGGCATGAGTTTGTTTGACACTTTAGATGGGGCGTTCATGCTCAAGGCGTATGATTGGGCGTTCAAAACCCCTTTAAGAAAAATCTACTACAATATCTCCATCACCGCCTTGAGCGTGTTTATCGCGCTTTTTATCGGGTTGATTGAGCTTTTTCAAGTCGTTAGCGAGAAACTCCATTTAAAATTTGAAAACCGCCTTTTAAGCGCCTTACAAAGCTTGGAATTTACAGACTTGGGCTATTACTTGGTGGGCTTATTCGTAATAGCGTTTTTAGGCTCATTCTTTTTATGGAAAATCAAATTTTCTAAATTAGAGAGCTAG
- a CDS encoding flagellar FLiS export co-chaperone gives MDILKTLQKHLGDVETSDFKTNAIEKSQQIAKFSRDMKNINESVGALQVLQIACKKLLNKSMGLEDKDALQASIIKQELREIVENCQFLASPLFDTQLNIAINDEVFSMIVDNPLNLLENVSGFQAYLEEKLNEIKELLGYLSESLSNPKAFTPSFSNKNLKDLLSDNLRA, from the coding sequence ATGGATATTTTAAAAACTCTTCAAAAGCATTTGGGCGATGTTGAAACAAGCGATTTTAAAACCAATGCGATAGAAAAATCCCAACAAATCGCTAAATTCAGTAGGGACATGAAAAATATAAACGAGAGCGTTGGGGCGTTGCAAGTCTTGCAAATCGCTTGTAAAAAACTCCTGAATAAGAGCATGGGTTTGGAAGATAAAGACGCTTTGCAAGCTTCTATCATTAAACAAGAATTGCGAGAAATTGTAGAAAATTGCCAGTTTTTAGCCTCCCCTTTGTTTGACACTCAGCTCAACATTGCCATTAACGATGAGGTTTTTTCCATGATTGTGGATAATCCTTTGAATTTATTGGAAAATGTAAGCGGGTTTCAAGCTTATTTGGAAGAAAAATTAAACGAAATTAAGGAATTATTAGGTTATTTGAGCGAAAGCCTTTCAAATCCTAAAGCCTTTACGCCAAGTTTTTCAAATAAAAACCTTAAAGATTTGTTGAGCGATAACTTGAGGGCTTAA